A part of Miscanthus floridulus cultivar M001 chromosome 6, ASM1932011v1, whole genome shotgun sequence genomic DNA contains:
- the LOC136461174 gene encoding UDP-glucuronate:xylan alpha-glucuronosyltransferase 1-like, translating into MTGGVRKKRVFSKLLVLLFFVCAIIIVALLVRGNGCCVVVQVAVLPRIIPVSSWDASPTAATTPSGKIIIPPTSSRGASSSDDDRQEDSEAVAASEEEVPPAAAPYAADSRWNIQWESIASVLSSFSSNGTGRGFARVGLLNFNSSEVARWTSTLPAADVRAVRLAPAADAVAWQALYPDWIDEESNRSSCPSLPDPDAAPHHNYDLVAVKLPCRGQGWSRDVRRLHLQLSAAKLTFHGNGSSSKSGMVLILSESGCLPLPNLFPCKHLLARRGHAFLYRPETTYLRHRLNLPVGSCQLAVPFLRPSPTPPSATPGTSRISKQAYATVLHSADAYVCGAIALAQSIRQSGSTRDLVALVDAHNVGAEHRAALAAAGWHVRLAPRIRNPHAKVHAYNEWNYSKFRLWQLTDYEKVVFLDADLLVLRNMDFLFEEAPELSATVNSGARFNSGVMVLEPCNCTFDLLMSGIHDIESYNGGDQGYLNEVFPWWHRLPRHVNFLKYVWAEGDRAAQARMLTAEPAEVHAVHYLGMKPWLCYRDYDCNWNVAALRRFASDEAHARWWAVHDRIEPVELRERFCALPASHMEVLEQHRREAAMVKAPDGHWNRTITDPRRRIKVQ; encoded by the coding sequence ATGACTGGCGGCGTACGGAAGAAGAGGGTGTTCAGTAAGCTGCTGGTCTTGCTGTTCTTTGTGTGCGCCATCATCATCGTGGCGCTGCTTGTCCGCGGCAACGGCTGCTGCGTCGTCGTCCAAGTGGCAGTACTGCCACGGATAATTCCAGTTTCCTCTTGGGATGCCTCTCCTACCGCTGCTACAACTCCAAGTGGCAAAATCATCATCCCTCCAACGTCTTCGAGAGGAGCATCGTCATCAGACGATGATCGTCAGGAAGACTCAGAGGCAGTAGCAGCGTCGGAGGAAGAGGTGCCCCCTGCAGCTGCCCCGTACGCGGCAGACAGCAGGTGGAACATCCAGTGGGAGAGCATCGCCAGTGTCCTTTCATCATTCAGCAGTAATGGCACTGGGCGTGGATTCGCCAGAGTGGGCCTGCTCAACTTCAACTCGTCGGAGGTTGCGCGCTGGACGAGCACGTTGCCTGCCGCCGACGTTCGGGCGGTGCGCCTGGCGCCCGCCGCGGACGCTGTCGCCTGGCAAGCCCTCTACCCGGACTGGATCGACGAGGAGAGCAACAGAAGCAGCTGCCCCTCCCTCCCCGACCCGGATGCCGCCCCTCATCACAATTACGACCTCGTCGCCGTCAAGCTTCCCTGCCGCGGCCAAGGCTGGTCCAGGGACGTGCGCAGGCTCCACCTCCAGCTCTCCGCCGCCAAGCTCACCTTCCACGGCAATGGCAGCAGCAGTAAGTCTGGCATGGTGTTGATCCTGAGCGAGTCGGGGTGCCTCCCCCTGCCCAACCTCTTCCCCTGCAAGCACCTCCTCGCGCGCCGCGGCCACGCCTTTCTCTACCGCCCCGAGACCACCTACCTCCGCCACCGCCTCAACCTGCCCGTCGGGTCCTGCCAGCTCGCCGTTCCTTTTCTCCGGCCTTCACCTACACCACCAAGTGCAACGCCAGGTACAAGCAGGATCAGCAAGCAGGCCTACGCCACCGTGCTGCACTCCGCCGACGCCTACGTCTGCGGCGCCATCGCGCTGGCGCAGAGCATCCGGCAGTCAGGGTCCACGCGCGACCTGGTGGCCCTGGTGGACGCGCACAATGTGGGCGCCGAGCACCGCGCCGCCCTCGCCGCGGCAGGCTGGCACGTCCGCCTGGCGCCGCGCATCCGCAACCCGCACGCGAAGGTCCACGCCTACAACGAGTGGAACTATAGCAAGTTCCGGCTGTGGCAGCTGACCGACTACGAGAAGGTGGTGTTCCTGGACGCCGACCTGCTGGTGCTGCGCAACATGGACTTTCTGTTCGAGGAGGCCCCCGAGCTGAGCGCGACGGTCAACAGCGGCGCGCGCTTCAACTCGGGGGTGATGGTGCTGGAGCCGTGCAACTGCACCTTCGACCTGCTCATGTCGGGCATCCACGACATCGAATCCTACAACGGCGGCGACCAGGGGTACCTGAACGAGGTTTTCCCTTGGTGGCACCGCCTGCCGCGCCACGTCAACTTCCTCAAGTACGTCTGGGCCGAAGGGGACCGGGCGGCACAGGCGCGGATGCTTACCGCGGAGCCGGCGGAGGTGCACGCCGTGCACTACCTGGGCATGAAGCCGTGGCTGTGCTATCGTGACTACGACTGCAACTGGAACGTGGCGGCGCTCCGGCGGTTCGCGAGCGACGAGGCGCACGCGCGGTGGTGGGCGGTGCACGACCGGATAGAGCCCGTGGAACTGAGAGAAAGGTTTTGTGCGCTGCCGGCGAGCCACATGGAGGTGCTGGAGCAGCACAGGAGGGAGGCGGCGATGGTCAAAGCGCCAGACGGCCACTGGAACCGCACCATCACCGACCCGCGCCGCCGCATCAAAGTACAGTAA
- the LOC136461175 gene encoding cytochrome P450 86A1-like → MGAEESLSTRLVCRGHIYTRGHQTHFPTHQEQRHFLIAAPKPSPPNYIATVLLQPGAIPSLKRTGMATVLDAGVLHSHPYVVAAAAAALVSAYMVWFWALTRRLSGPRMWPLVGSLPSVVLNRAQVHDWIVDNLRSTGEAATYQTCILPLPFLAQRQGLVTVTCNPRNLEHILRARFDNYPKGPMWQAAFHDLLGQGIFNSDGETWLLQRKTAALEFTTRTLRQAMARWANRIIKYRLWSILADHCEAAASVDLQDLLLRLTFDNICGLTFGKDPETLSPGLQDNPFANAFDSATEATLQRFLFPSFLWRIKKALGVGSERNLRESLAIVDHYMTEAIAARKATPSDDLLSRFMKKRDGNGRAFPEDVLQWIALNFVLAGRDTSSVALSWFFWMLMLRRDVERKVVLEIASVLRETRGDDTGRWTEEPLDFDELDRLVYLKAALAETLRLYPSVPQDSKYVVEDDVLPDGTVVPAGSAITYSIYSVGRMESIWGKDCAEFRPERWLSADGTRFEPAKDAYRFVAFNGGPRTCLGKDLAYLQMKSIASAVLLRHSVELIPGHKVEQKMSLTLFMKNGLRVHVKQRDLAAYVAALEEAPQQGAFVIPTTTCSSCISLACARSHWRWLLRAEVLLCASASQSHIVFSVSPLSIRLLDLWVPGVIWLYLCAFVWLDRFVYFCSGQWIDRAMELFYFAHTSIKPVLNQWRRMEGVCLSHLWLLYTSGRLKCAQAYSAQRMCHSKDVFGKTFV, encoded by the coding sequence ATGGGCGCAGAGGAAAGCCTCTCCACACGGCTCGTGTGCAGAGGACATATATATACACGAGGGCACCAAACACATTTCCCAACTCACCAAGAACAGCGCCATTTCTTAATCGCAGCGCCAAAACCCAGCCCTCCTAATTATATTGCCACAGTGCTGTTACAACCAGGTGCGATTCCAAGCTTAAAACGCACCGGCATGGCCACTGTACTGGATGCCGGTGTCCTGCACTCGCACCCCTATGTTGTcgccgcggcggcagcggcatTGGTCTCGGCGTACATGGTGTGGTTCTGGGCGCTGACGCGGCGGCTGTCCGGGCCACGGATGTGGCCCCTCGTCGGCAGCCTGCCCAGCGTCGTCCTGAACCGGGCGCAGGTTCACGACTGGATCGTCGACAACCTGCGCTCCACGGGGGAAGCGGCCACGTACCAGACGTGCATCCTGCCGCTGCCGTTCCTCGCGCAGCGCCAGGGGCTGGTGACCGTCACGTGCAACCCGAGGAACCTGGAGCACATCCTGCGCGCGCGTTTCGACAACTACCCCAAGGGCCCCATGTGGCAGGCGGCGTTCCACGACCTCCTAGGCCAGGGCATCTTCAACTCCGACGGCGAGACGTGGCTGCTCCAGCGCAAGACGGCGGCGCTCGAGTTCACCACGCGGACCTTGCGCCAGGCGATGGCACGCTGGGCCAACCGCATTATCAAGTACCGCCTGTGGAGTATCCTCGCAGACCACTGCGAAGCCGCAGCGAGCGTGGACCTCCAGGACCTGCTCTTGCGCCTCACCTTCGACAACATTTGCGGCCTCACTTTCGGCAAGGACCCCGAGACATTGTCGCCGGGGTTGCAGGACAATCCCTTCGCCAATGCTTTCGACTCCGCAACCGAGGCGACGCTGCAGAGGTTCCTGTTCCCCAGCTTCTTGTGGCGCATCAAGAAGGCGCTCGGCGTCGGCAGCGAGCGGAACCTCCGCGAGAGCCTCGCCATCGTGGACCATTACATGACAGAGGCCATCGCGGCGCGCAAGGCGACGCCGTCGGACGACCTGCTCTCCAGGTTCATGAAGAAGCGCGACGGCAACGGCAGGGCGTTCCCAGAGGACGTGCTCCAGTGGATCGCGCTCAACTTCGTGCTCGCCGGGCGCGACACGTCGTCCGTCGCGCTCAGCTGGTTCTTCTGGATGCTCATGCTGCGGCGCGACGTCGAGCGCAAGGTGGTACTGGAGATCGCCTCCGTGCTCAGGGAGACGCGGGGCGACGACACCGGGAGGTGGACTGAGGAGCCGCTGGACTTCGACGAGCTGGATCGCCTCGTGTACCTGAAGGCGGCACTGGCGGAGACGCTGCGTCTGTATCCGTCGGTGCCGCAGGACTCCAAGTACGTGGTGGAGGACGACGTGCTGCCCGATGGCACCGTGGTGCCGGCCGGCTCAGCGATCACCTACTCCATCTACTCGGTTGGACGAATGGAGAGCATCTGGGGGAAGGACTGCGCTGAGTTCCGGCCTGAGCGGTGGCTCTCGGCTGACGGGACCCGGTTCGAGCCGGCCAAGGACGCGTACCGCTTCGTGGCGTTCAACGGCGGGCCGCGGACGTGCCTGGGCAAGGACCTGGCGTACCTGCAGATGAAGTCTATCGCGTCCGCTGTGCTGCTGCGCCACTCGGTGGAGCTCATCCCTGGGCACAAGGTGGAGCAGAAGATGTCGCTCACTCTGTTCATGAAGAACGGGCTCCGCGTGCACGTCAAGCAGcgggacctcgccgcctacgtcgcGGCACTGGAGGAAGCACCGCAGCAGGGAGCCTTTGTGATCCCGACCACAACATGCAGCAGCTGCATAAGCCTTGCATGTGCCCGCTCACATTGGCGTTGGCTTCTTCGTGCTGAAGTTCTTCTATGCGCCTCTGCCAGTCAAAGTCATATTGTTTTCTCCGTTTCCCCCCTCTCCATTAGACTGCTAGATTTGTGGGTACCTGGCGTCATATGGTTGTACTTGTGTGCTTTCGTGTGGTTGGATCGGTTTGTGTACTTTTGTTCAGGTCAGTGGATCGACAGAGCAATGGAGCTTTTTTACTTTGCACATACAAGTATCAAACCTGTTCTAAATCAGTGGCGGAGGATGGAGGGTGTATGTCTCTCTCATCTCTGGCTGCTGTACACAAGCGGTAGGCTAAAATGCGCCCAGGCATATTCTGCACAACGGATGTGTCACTCTAAGGACGTGTTTGGTAAAACTTTTGTTTGA